One genomic segment of Lampris incognitus isolate fLamInc1 chromosome 2, fLamInc1.hap2, whole genome shotgun sequence includes these proteins:
- the ghrl gene encoding ghrelin/obestatin prepropeptide isoform X1 translates to MPVQRTTVQVLLLLCCVALCWELVKGGSSFLSPAHKPQGKGKPSRAGRQAFEEYVQPGEDNDVTQVSAPFGTGIALTEDEFEEYGQVLQKILQHLLGNTATD, encoded by the exons ATGCCGGTGCAGAGAACCACGGTGCAGGTGCTCCTGCTGCTCTGCTGTGTGGCCCTGTGCTGGGAGCTGGTCAAAGGAGGCTCCAGCTTCCTCAGCCCTGCTCACAAACCACAA GGTAAGGGGAAGCCATCCCGAGCTGGACGCCAAGCCTTCGAAGAGTATGTCCAACCTGGGGAAGATAATGATGTCACG CAGGTCAGCGCTCCCTTTGGAACAGGCATCGCCCTGACAGAGGACGAGTTTGAGGAGTACGGACAAGTATTGCAGAAAATCCTGCAGCACCTCCTGGGAAATACTGCAACAG ACTGA
- the ghrl gene encoding ghrelin/obestatin prepropeptide isoform X2 — translation MPVQRTTVQVLLLLCCVALCWELVKGGSSFLSPAHKPQGKGKPSRAGRQAFEEYVQPGEDNDVTVSAPFGTGIALTEDEFEEYGQVLQKILQHLLGNTATD, via the exons ATGCCGGTGCAGAGAACCACGGTGCAGGTGCTCCTGCTGCTCTGCTGTGTGGCCCTGTGCTGGGAGCTGGTCAAAGGAGGCTCCAGCTTCCTCAGCCCTGCTCACAAACCACAA GGTAAGGGGAAGCCATCCCGAGCTGGACGCCAAGCCTTCGAAGAGTATGTCCAACCTGGGGAAGATAATGATGTCACG GTCAGCGCTCCCTTTGGAACAGGCATCGCCCTGACAGAGGACGAGTTTGAGGAGTACGGACAAGTATTGCAGAAAATCCTGCAGCACCTCCTGGGAAATACTGCAACAG ACTGA
- the ghrl gene encoding ghrelin/obestatin prepropeptide isoform X4: MPVQRTTVQVLLLLCCVALCWELVKGGSSFLSPAHKPQVSAPFGTGIALTEDEFEEYGQVLQKILQHLLGNTATD, from the exons ATGCCGGTGCAGAGAACCACGGTGCAGGTGCTCCTGCTGCTCTGCTGTGTGGCCCTGTGCTGGGAGCTGGTCAAAGGAGGCTCCAGCTTCCTCAGCCCTGCTCACAAACCACAA GTCAGCGCTCCCTTTGGAACAGGCATCGCCCTGACAGAGGACGAGTTTGAGGAGTACGGACAAGTATTGCAGAAAATCCTGCAGCACCTCCTGGGAAATACTGCAACAG ACTGA
- the ghrl gene encoding ghrelin/obestatin prepropeptide isoform X3: MPVQRTTVQVLLLLCCVALCWELVKGGSSFLSPAHKPQQVSAPFGTGIALTEDEFEEYGQVLQKILQHLLGNTATD, translated from the exons ATGCCGGTGCAGAGAACCACGGTGCAGGTGCTCCTGCTGCTCTGCTGTGTGGCCCTGTGCTGGGAGCTGGTCAAAGGAGGCTCCAGCTTCCTCAGCCCTGCTCACAAACCACAA CAGGTCAGCGCTCCCTTTGGAACAGGCATCGCCCTGACAGAGGACGAGTTTGAGGAGTACGGACAAGTATTGCAGAAAATCCTGCAGCACCTCCTGGGAAATACTGCAACAG ACTGA